The Archocentrus centrarchus isolate MPI-CPG fArcCen1 chromosome 5, fArcCen1, whole genome shotgun sequence genome contains the following window.
tttcgctgcaatggcttctgcttcatctatgaatttgcttctgcaaattttataatctgaaattttactcgtaagtgcaagtttgtagcttacacttgccacgattgtccccggtgaaatgaactgatataaacactaaaacaatttccaggcgttgttagtgtgtgtgtagttgtgcacgaacgagccgatgcatggaagtgggcggacaggagctgaggagggttttagcgctaaactcatccagtttatgcgatcacatttaactggaaatttattacaatgggaccagatttttcatccgaggtaggtgaatatccgacggatttatgtgatgattttattggaattaatgttaggaaaaatcaggacctgcagatgccatccaactagagcgaaaacccgatttgtgcgacttcgacttaggtgatttttactgtataaagcgcatgaaaaatacaactcaccataacactgaatcagtgtaagccccctgagcttgtttctctgatactcatttttgctggcttctggtttgactgggttcggccgatttcacatggagcgtggctgcagagccgcggtgtcaagcgctggagagtcagtttgatggctgggtctacctcactgctatccccggtgttgataaataaaaatggtaaatggactagttcttacatagcgcttttctactcttgttgagcactcaaaaatttaaagaagcgttatgtaggtcaaccaaccgatttcgttagacaggcctgaagcttctgggtttaattttagcggtgacgtatcatgtgagcagaaacgtcttgacacgtcaagaggaagtcatggagggaagtaacggagcgaatccgcccatttttcaaaataaaatatagtttaggcgcagataataagtaaaacggaaataatttaagttatttattctttatgtgcggcccggtaccaaatgtcccacggcccggtaccggtccacggcccgggggttggggacctctggtgTAGACGGCACTGCTGAGCTTGCCCGTGGTATGTTAACAGTCAgacttttctttcttaaaaCCATTCTATAAATTGAGTTTCCTTTACCAATACATTCTTTGTGGGTTTTtcgtttgttttttgccctccTCCCCTTCCAGATTTGAATGTGGCAGTGTAAAGGTTGCAGTTCAAAGACCTCAACTAGAGGCCAGTTGCTTAAACATTACAGATTAAAACATCCACATTATGGGCGCAGGCACCCTTATCCTTGTCCATATAGTAGTTGTCCATATACATCTAAGTCATGGAATGCGCTCAGGTCACATTTGTGTAGAGTTCACACTAGAGAAACATCCCGGCAAACATTGACATCGGCAACATTCAGCTGTCATGTTTGTGGGTTCTCTGAAGTTTCCTCTGAAAAGGAGTATTTCACTCATATAAATTTGCATCTCAAAGCCAATGAAACAGTCCCCTGCATGTTCAAGGGTTGTACATTTAGGACAAATATTTATGGGACATTTAAATCACATAAAAATCGAAAGCACCTTGGTTATTCTTACAGTGACTTTAAACCTGGAATAGTTACAGAAAAAGACAGTTTTGAAAGCTCAAGTGTTTCAGGTGAACATAGAGACGATGACGAATCAGAAGAAGCCCAGCCTGAATTGCAGTCTAGTTTTCAGAGAGACTGCTCAGAAAATCTTGAGAAAATGATAGAAGAGAAACTTGCAGCAGTATTGCTTAAGCTGGAAAACATACTCCATGTTCCTAGTAATGCAGTCGATGAGCTTTTACAGGACTTGCACTTTCTAATGAGTTCTGCATCCCAGACTACATTAAATACCATTGTTTCAGATTTTTGTACAAAGCATAATCTTGCTCTTGATGCAAAAGAAACTGAGGAATTGGCCTCTGCCTTCTGTCTTGCTAATCCCTTGACCAAAGCAATTGGAGATCAGGGCCCACTTGGCACTGCTTTTAAGCGGAAACAGTACTTCAGAGACAAGTTCCAAGTTGTTGAACCAGTTGAATATGTTTTGGATAAGGAGCGAAACCATACCTACCAATATGTACCATTATTGCAGTCATTGCAGCAGCTCCTTAGCAAAGATAGTGTAATTGATGATGTAGTAGAAAATTACAGTTCTCACCAAAATGAAACTGCACAACACGAATACAAGTCCTTTCAGAATGGAGAGTTTTTCAAAAAAACTGAGTTCCTATCTTCAGGAGAATTGAGAATAAGTGTGACACTTTATATTGATGAGTTTGAAGTGTGTAACCCTCTGGGCACTTCCAGGAAGAAGCATAAACTTTGCGCTATGTACTGGATTTTGAGCAACTTACCTCCAGGCCAGCACTCATCTTTGTCATCCATCTACTTggcagtactgtgtaaaagtaactacatcaaggaatacagatATGGAAAAGTGCTTGAACCTCTTTTGCGTGATCTGGTTGTTTTGGAAGAGCATGGCGTGTTTGTCCCACAGAttggaaaaaatattaaaggcaCAGTACAATGTGTAGCTGCAGACAAGCTGGGTGCCCATGGGATTGCGGACTTTGTGGAAAGTTTTTGTGGAGAGTATGTTTGTGGATTTTGCACAGGGCGGTCCAATGATTTTCAGACCAAGCAGGTTCTGTCAGGTGAGTTTCATCTTAGATCCAAAGACGAACACAAAGAACATGTCAAACATGCAGCGGAAAGTGGCAAGCCTTGTGTTGGAGTGAAAAGGCTGTGTGTGCTGTCAGAAAATCTGTCTCATTTTGATGTAACAACTGGATATCCACCTGATGTACTCCACGATCTGTTGGAGGGTATAGTTCCAGTGGAACTTGCACAGTGCTTAGGTGTGTTGATATCCAAACAATGCTTCTCTTTGGACACTTTAAATAAGGTCATTCTCAGCTTCCCCTACAAAggagatgataaaaaaaaaacgtccCCATGTTGTGCCACAAAAACTTTTAAGGAGAAAGACAATAGGTGGCAATGCAGCTGAAAATTGGACCCTCATAAGATTGCTGCCTTTCATGATTGGAGATGTTATACCTGACGGTGAACCAGTGTAGGAGATAATTTTGGATTTAAAAGAGATAGTGGAACTTGCTGTTTCCCAGATCCACACAGAAGAATCAATTGATTATCTTCAGTTCAAAATATCTGATCACAGACAGAAATATCAAGATGCATTTCCCAACGAAAAACTCCTCCCAAAGCATCACTTCTTAGAGCATTACCCTCACATGACCCGATGTTTTGGTCCTCTAGTTGGGCTGTGGACCATGAGGTTTGAGGGcaaacacagtttttttcaAGGAAAAAAGTGTTTCAAGAATGTTGCTCTAACACAGTCAAGAAAACACCAGATGGTGATTGCGTATCACTTTCACTCATCACGTCCACAGAAACCTGGAGTTGAAGTATCAAATGTATCAAGAGTCCCTGTTGAGATGCGGAAAGATGATGTATCATTACCTCTTCAGCAGATGTACCCAAACATGGCAGAAGTAAACATGGCTAACAGTGCAGATTGCAAGGGGATCAACTATAGAAAGGGAATGATAGTCATTTGTGGATTTACTGATGGGCTACCTGAATTCGGAGAAATAATAAGGATATGTGTACTTCAGGATACGCTGAATTTCATACTCAAGATGTACTCAGCTTGGTTTAGGGAGCACTACCAGGCCTTTGAACTGCAACCAACTGGCACAATGTCCCTGTTAACACATGACGAACTGGCAGAGAAGTACCCGTTACATGACTACTTTGTTGGGCCCCTTCGACTGGTTACATTTAAAAGATATCCATATATTAAAAGTTGAATATGTGAGTAAATGGCTTTAATTGATAGCTTACTAAATGTACACTAATTCTCTCTGGCATGTGCACCTAATACTAACCCATCACCTCTTTCTACTTGGCTGTTTGCTAACCTGTTTCTGTGCATGCACTAACTCCATGTCACTGGTAGGGCGGACAAAATTTTGATATTGATATTGTGATATGAGACTTGATATCTGGGATTTTGGATGTTGATATAGAATATGGCATTAGTGTTGTCTTTTCTGAGGTTTAAATGGTACATTCATTACATTCAAGTGGTATTTTTTGAACTagcatttatttgcttttattcacAGTTATAAATGATTATTATCAAAATTCTAGTTGTATAAATACTTTGTGGAAGCACCACAGTCATCCCCACCATCACAATATCTATATTGAGGTATTTGGTTAAAAACATGTCATATCACCTATTCCAACCTAAAGTAACTAATTTGAGCACTGTTAACCATAGTATCACACTTCATTTTCCATGCTACTATCATTATGTCACTGGCTTCTGTCTGTGGATTGCTTCAGTGTCCTGTTTACATGACCAAAGTCAGTTGGTTTCTTTCTAATTTGAATGCTTTTAATTTATACATATTTAATTACTTTATATGTGCGTTTTCATCTTCTCCAGACTGACGCATTTGGATGATGGCTGCACCAGTAAAACTGTGGATTATCCTTGGTtccaaaaatgctgaaaaactgaCCATAGAATCAGGCTTGCCAGCATCTGTTGAGGATCTTACAAATGAGATCAAACATCAGTTTGATATAGAGGGGGACATTAGACTCCAGTACATGGACAGTGACTTTGACAACGAGTTTGTTAACCTTAACCAAATTTGTGACATTCAAGACAAGAGCACCGTTCTCATCTTCTGACACAATAATACTCTCCTCTGATTCAGAATCTCCTCGATCATCACATTGGCCGACAGAATTCCAAATTCCAAAGTTTTCATATGACGTGGAGATGCAACTTCGAAGTGCAAACCAGGACTTCATATCAAATGGAGTTCTTCTGACACCCGGTCATAAACTTAAATCAGACATCTTGGAAAGTCTGGCTCAGGAAATCATCAAGTTCAAGGCATATCCCTCAAACTTGGAAATTGAATCTGTTGCTGAAGCTTTGATCAAAGCACATCCATGTTTGAGAGAACAGGGATCCTTCAGTGGTTTCTACGGCTGGAAAATAAGCCTTAAGTATAAGATGGCAAACTACAGGACAAAACTTAGAAAGTTGGGGTGCCCAGAACTGAGCATCAATTCCCTCAAGCACAAACCTGCAGATAGATGTCAGCCTGCCTACGATGTCAAAAAACCGAGGAAAGCCGAAGTAAATTTTTGTCCTCCCTATCCTGCTGGAGAGACCCAGGACAGCCTTGAAGGGGAAAGATTGGCGTTGTTATCTGAGGTCAAGAAGAGACATAATGATAAAGTTATCAAAGAAAAGATGGCTAAGACGTTCGCATACAGAAGGCAGGAGGTTGTCAGAGACAAGCCCATGATGGCAGAGTTCAAGATCAGATGGCCAGGACTGTTCACTGTGGCAGAGGAATGAAATGCTTTTAAATCAGCTATAGTCAacaatttttttcaattatGCTTTAATGGATAGTGACAGTGTAGAGACAGGGAGGTCAGGGGAGAGAGTTGTTATGGCTTCCAGTTACATGGGAATGTTAATcattttatgtaaaaataacacGGGAAATGCTATTGTATTGCAGcacagcctgtttttttttttgtacattcttGTGAgagtatttatgttttaaatgttaaatgttttatggttttgTGGACATTATGTTTTCAGGTGGAAGCAGAATTTGTGAGGATCACTACTGCCCCCCTTGTCTCAAAGTTCCATGCACAGCTTGACCAACCCAGCTCATCAAAGTGTTCCAAGAAGAAAGGAGGCTTTGCAGGGACTAACATTAGCAGGAGTTTGATCCCAATCACACAGGTATGTTTTGCTATTGTTAGTGAACAATATGGAATTATAAACTGATGTTGACTAGTCAGTTTTGACAAGTATGCTGACAAGTTAACAGTCAGaataatatttgtgtttttttctctctttagaATGAAAGTATTGAAAAGAGGAGGGGGTGCATCCTGAGGGCGCTTTGTATCTACCTCAACGAAGACCCGAACATCCTCTTCAAAGAATACCTGGTTTGtaattttaagtttattttctaCCTGTAATAAATCAATTTTAATCTCTGTGGGGGTGTTCCCAAGACCACTGATGTTGGTGCCTTGGGTGTGGCTTCGTTAGTGCTTCATTCTTTTATAACGACTGCCAACACTAAGATATCTATATTAGATGAAATAACTCAGTTGACAGATTCATGCTAACCACTCTAAAATTTTGATGGAATCACTCAGCACTGCTTTAtcttatttttacacaaatagcaCTTTTTGAAGTATCATGCTGTTTTCATTCAAAGGAAACCTGAAAGGCAAAAGTTGTTCTTTGGAATTCTACAAAATCTGTGATTTTATAGATTGATTGTCTTTTCTTTCTATCCCTATGTAAAGGATACTGATGGTACGGCTGTAGAGAGAACCTCAGTTATCCTAAGGAACTGAGGTACTTCTTTGAAGTACTTCAAAAGCTCTTCCTTCAACTGGATGCTGGCAAACTTTCACCCAAGGTACAGATGCTCAAGAACAAACTGTTTGAATGAACCAAACATTGATTTGAATGCtctggtaaaaagaaaaagttgatgcaattttttttcccttccacaCTACTAAATTAAAGCATGTGTGTTGTTATAGTTTGACCATTATgctgtctccaaaaaaaaaaaagaactacaaGCTTCTTATATTGTTATATAATAGTATTGGCAAATTGGATGTTTTGTAGGATGTTACATTTGTTTATGCTGCATCAAGGTGGTTTATAATTGTTAATATTGGGTAACAATGCTGCAACACAAGTTGACATGTTTGATAACATAATTACATTTCAAGATAGTCCCTCtacaatattaaaatgaaagttgACAACGTGTTGTTATGGTTGATATGGTTAGATTATTATGTTGTTAGAAAAAAGAGAACTGCCTGTACAAAGCCTGTTCTATTGTTGGAATGCATAAATGCTGTTTACAACTGTTGGTGTCGAACCGCTGCACCCTAATGTCTGCTAAGGGTTATATTTTAGACCAAGTGGCAGCAAAATGTTAAATGAATATTAGTGAATAAAGGAAATAACAAAATATGTTGGTTGTATGAAATTCATTTATGTGGAACCTGTTGACAAACTAGAATTAGGTCAAACCAATTAGTATAAAATAAATTGGATGAAAACGTATTTTAATTAATTGAacttaaatttattattttactgctaTGAATACAATATATGTTTGAAggacaaatgtaaaatatgtagcctgtaaatatattatttatgtCCATGTAACATAACTAAATTTGATTGGATAAACTTAAATAATTCTTGTTGAACAAAAGTAATTTTATCTAGGTGGTACAATTCACATTGTGTTAATGTAATACAAGTTCATAAAGTTAGATTACCttaacatttttgcttttaactAACATGATACACTTTCATGGAACCTGTtgacaaaataaatttaattaaagcCAGTGTTTCAATTTTTTGAGTGCATCAAGTCAACGCAGTCTGGCTGTTCTCCTCTGATCATTGGCattaacaaggcattttctcccagagaagtGCTGCTCACTGGAGAGTCCTCCCCcccagaccattctctgtaaactgtaGAGATAGTTGTGTGCTAAAACCTCAGCAGATTGCAGAACCAGTAGTAGGttttgaaatactcagaccaacccatctggcaccaataaCCACCTGTCATCCAcactctgatgctcagtttgaactttagcaggCCGTCTTGACGTGGACAAAATGTACTGAATTGCTgcaatgtgattggctgataagATATTCACATTAATAAGCAGTTGACCAGGGTATCTAATGATTAATAGTGAATATAAGTTGTGTTTAAGTTCTAAAGTGAATtaatttgaaatattaaaaaaatgtaatgtttttgcaTAGTTTAAAATTTCTGTGTGGCGGCAGGTGTAGTTTGGGGTATGGCTACAGGGAAGAGCAGGTCCAGCACGCAGCCGCCTGGCATGGGATTGgttatgtgtttttgtctttttacgcAGTAGCtggcaggaggagaggtggACTGAGGTGAGCTGAGGTGGATGCCTGCCAAGAAACCAAAAGCGAGTGTAAAGTGAGAAAAGGGAAGCACAATAAAGGGTACTGTGACAAACACCCAAGTGTTGCCACGTGTGTTTCGGGCCCCATTCTGTATTTCAGTAAATTACTTTCTGCAATAatgcactgaaaaataaaaacacattattgtACTCACCTATCAGAGACTCATATTAAATTCGAGTTATTAGTGTTGTAACCAGCATTCTGTTATGTTTAGATTATGATTGCTTTGCAGAAGTCATGTGCTTTCCAGTGTTTGTGTCTCAGAAACAGCCTGAAGGTTTAACTAACAACTGGCCAACAATCGCATTGCTGTAGCAATTAATGACTCTGGCTTACTGACCAGATTCATTTAGCTGTGTCATGTGTTGGTATGggaaaaatccaaaacaaataaagataCAAAAATCAGGAGACCTATTTAAACATTTAGTGCATTAGCTCAATATGATATTCTACAACAAAGTATAAAAAGGTGTATATCTACTCTCACAACTGAGATAGATCATATCCATTATATAATATTGTAAATAAGATACACTTTATATTCATATTCAAGCATATATTAGTTTATACTCATCAATATACTTGTAAGTGTACGTGA
Protein-coding sequences here:
- the LOC115780621 gene encoding uncharacterized protein LOC115780621 → MQLRSANQDFISNGVLLTPGHKLKSDILESLAQEIIKFKAYPSNLEIESVAEALIKAHPCLREQGSFSGFYGWKISLKYKMANYRTKLRKLGCPELSINSLKHKPADRCQPAYDVKKPRKAEVNFCPPYPAGETQDSLEGERLALLSEVKKRHNDKVIKEKMAKTFAYRRQEVVRDKPMMAEFKIRWPGLFTVAEVEAEFVRITTAPLVSKFHAQLDQPSSSKCSKKKGGFAGTNISRSLIPITQNESIEKRRGCILRALCIYLNEDPNILFKEYLDTDGTAVERTSVILRN